One Triticum dicoccoides isolate Atlit2015 ecotype Zavitan chromosome 4B, WEW_v2.0, whole genome shotgun sequence genomic window carries:
- the LOC119294091 gene encoding NAC domain-containing protein 22-like — MAMAAVASPTMEVEQDLPGFRFHPTEEELLGFYLSRVALGKKLHFDIIGTLNIYRHDPWDLPGLAKIGEREWYFFLPRDRKAGSGGRPNRTTERGFWKATGSDRAIRSTADPKRVIGLKKTLVFYQGRAPRGTKTDWVMNEYRLPDTGAPPPQEDTVLCKVYRKATPLKELEQRAFAMEEMKQRPCGNGGYGYGGAARACPVPAAGDFYLSPSDDVQENFLTPSSSSSSSSVALSGNSSNAPRVAKKEADVGTVTVASTSSLSQAANAPFHLQLPAVNPPCGLQLPAANHGMPNMSSLQLPAASQGVLDLPSLQLPAASSHGVFDWLNDPFLTQLRSPWQDQHCMSPYAHLLY, encoded by the exons ATGGCAATGGCAGCAGTGGCCTCGCCGACCATGGAGGTTGAGCAGGACCTCCCCGGCTTCCGGTTCCACCCCACGGAGGAGGAGCTCCTCGGCTTCTACCTCTCCCGCGTCGCCCTCGGCAAGAAGCTCCACTTCGACATCATCGGCACCCTCAACATCTACCGCCACGACCCCTGGGACCTTCCCG GACTGGCAAAGATCGGGGAGAGGGAGTGGTACTTCTTCCTACCGCGTGACCGGAAGGCGGGGAGTGGCGGCCGGCCGAACCGGACGACGGAGCGGGGGTTCTGGAAGGCCACGGGCTCCGACAGGGCCATCCGGAGCACCGCCGATCCCAAGCGGGTCATCGGCCTCAAGAAGACGCTCGTCTTCTACCAGGGCCGCGCTCCTCGGGGCACCAAGACCGACTGGGTCATGAACGAGTACCGCCTCCCCGACACCGGCGCGCCGCCTCCCCAGGAGGACACGGTGCTGTGCAAGGTGTACCGGAAGGCAACGCCACTCAAGGAGCTCGAGCAGAGAGCATTTGCGATGGAGGAGATGAAGcagaggccctgcggcaacggtggGTACGGCTACGGTGGCGCGGCCAGAGCGTGCCCCGTCCCGGCAGCCGGCGACTTCTACCTGTCGCCGTCCGACGACGTCCAGGAAAACTTcctgaccccctcctcctcctcctcctcctcgtcggtggCGCTGTCCGGCAACAGCAGCAACGCGCCCAGGGTAGCGAAGAAGGAAGCAGACGTCGGCACGGTCACCGTCGCATCGACGTCGTCTCTGTCGCAAGCGGCGAACGCCCCCTTCCATCTTCAGCTCCCGGCCGTGAACCCACCCTGCGGCCTCCAGCTCCCGGCGGCGAACCATGGGATGCCGAACATGTCCAGCCTGCAGCTACCGGCGGCGAGCCAGGGTGTTCTGGACCTGCCAAGCCTGCAACTACCGGCGGCGAGCAGCCACGGAGTGTTCGATTGGCTAAATGACCCGTTCCTGACGCAGCTGCGTAGCCCGTGGCAGGACCAGCATTGCATGTCCCCTTACGCCCATCTGCTATACTAG